The genomic window GGTTTAAAATGTTCCAAATTAAAATGTAACCTTGATAGTATTAAGCCACTTTGTTCAGATATGAAAATATAATCTTGGAGATTTGTAAATGCTATTGTGATTGTTCATTTGATTTCTGCCATATGTTTCAGATACCAGTGTGAGAAAAATTGATGTCAAGAATATTCTGTGCAAGCAAGTTTCCATGTCATTTTTTGACCGATTATACTGTAAAGGGGTTGTTCGAGAAAGTGGAAGTATTGTAAAGTGTTTTGATGAATATCACGATAATATTCTCATTGCTGATGAGTTAAGAAAGGTTAGTACAAGTGTAGTTAACACCTGTCTTCTGTCTAGTATTATTTTATagttttatcatttattaaatttattagtcactttttcTTGCCAGGGCAACCACATCGTTATCACAGCTAATATTAATAGCTTTCATATGGATCTTgtgttcattgttgttgtttagtcgtttagtcgtgtccgactctttgtgaccccatggaccagagcacgccaggcactcctgtcttccactgcctcccgcagtttggtcaaactcatgaacttcaagaacactgtcctctgtcgtccccttctccttgtgccctcaatctttcccagcatcagggtcttttccagggagtcttctcttctcatgaggtggccaaagtattggaacctcagcttcacgatctgtccttccagtgagcactcagggctgatttccttcagaatggataggtttgatcttcttgcagtccatgggactctcaagagtctcctccagcatcataattcaaaagcatcaattctttggcgatcagccttctttatggtccagctcaccTTCAtacaaagcgttggtgctgacctttaaagccctaaacggccttggtcctgtatacctgaaggagcgtctccacccccatcattcagcccagacactgagatccagcgccgagggccttctagcggttccctcattgcgagaagtaaggttacagagaaccaggcagagggccttctcagtagtggcgcctgccctgtggaacgccctcccagcagatgtcaaggcaataaacaactatctgacttttaaaagacaactgaaggcagccctctttagggaagttttaaatgtctaatgctgtattgttttaatattcagttggaagccgcccagagtggctgggaaaacccagccagatgggcggggtataaataataaattattattattattattattacaacactactgggaaaaccatagctttaattatacggacctttgtcggcaaggtgatgtctctgctttttaagatactgtctaggtttgtcattgcttttctcccaagaagcaggcgtcttttaattttgtgacttctgtcacccatctgcagtgatcatggaacccaaggcagtaaaatctctcactgcctccatttcttccccttctatttgccaggagatgatggggccactggccatgatcttagttttttgatgttgagcttcagaccatattttgcactctcctctttcacactcattaaaaggttctttaattcctcctcactttctgccatcaaggttgtgttcaTAAACAGCACTAAATCCCAAAGTGTTTTTTCTCAATTTCCTTTCAATTTTGCTATCGTCTGATGATGTCAGCATGTTGTTTCAGAGAACTGCATTTTGCAGCCAGTTTTATTACAAATTGCAAAATATACAAGCCTTTTATGCCTGGAGCATACTCCTACTCCTCCCTTTGACCAATTGTGGTGCAGAACAAGAAATTCACTTGCTCAGTTCCTTTTTGCCTCCGCAGAGTCAAAACCTGCTTGAGGTTCAGGAAGTGTTTCTATGTCCAAAAAAAGCTCATCGTGATAAAATTAGGACGCGCTACTGCATCTTGACTGATGGTGACCTCCCTTGGTTTTGTGGGCTGGTTTATATAGACATTACCCTTGAGGAAGACTGATAACCTAAGATGTGCTAGAGCAGTGAATtgcctgtggctctctagatgttgctggacttaagCCAGTGGTGGATTTTGGGCCCTGTGGAATgctaaaattcagcacccccCACCTCTCATGTTCCATTCTATTGCGTTGTTTTGGCACCCCCTGCAGCGCAGTGCCTGGTGCAACCACACCAGTCGCGCCACCTGTGAGGACCCGATGTTGGTgatgttaactctttattcagagAAACGAAACAGCTCAGTCCTAGTGGTCACAGCAATGCTTCCCAGTCTTGCCCTAATGAAGCCACTGCGAGGATTGCTTCCCACCACTCTCTAGGGCTCCttccctggttcagtccccagcaaacTGATGCTCCATCGCCTTTTATCTCATTGCTCCACacttttcatttctctgcgtgTTCTGGGAGACAGGAGAGGGTAACTGGTCGCAataggagggggagactccctggattcttcagcagtctgcctcatctttctccctccctcccttcctcctcctgcctcaatgagtctggactgccctctgccacagcctcttcctgcccactaaagcctgttgcctcttcagcttccaacacctcctcctcccagtctgctctctcttctccccttttTTTTGATGGGGCTATTTCCTGATGACATATGTTTCAAAGCTGATGGCAGCTGTGCAGTTTGGTCAGTGATTGGGCCAGATTGTGGTCcggattccctactttagcactGCATACTTTTTTTATATAACTATACCCAAATTAATTACCAAATTTATTGCATGTATATATAAACAGAAACCACTGGGAATACAAAATAGTGTCTTTTTGTATTATAATATATAAAACATCCATATTACATTGTCTTTCTTCCTTGTCTCATGATAGGTACTTCTACTGGAAGATTCAGACCACTATGACTTATTTAGCCATTTAGACCGGGAGGAATTTCTCTTCTGTCTTTTTAAGCATCTTTGCCTTGGAGGAGCTCTTTGCCAATATGAAGATGAACTTGGTCCATACTTAGAAACCACAAAGGCTTTATATAAAGAACTTGTGAGGTGaatatgtttttgcttttttaatgtgaATCTGATTTACTTACTTGTTTTACTTGTTGGTGTGATCCTGGAAGGTGCTCTGGGGCAGGTTTCAGCTTTGCAATGGCATCATATATATGATCTAAGCAGGGCTGGGCAGGAAACAAGTTTGCAATGCTAGTATAAATGCCTAGTCTATTCCTTGTCATCTTATAAGGAACAACCTTGTCCACAGAAGATATGGGTAGAAGCTGGCTCCCAGGTAGAAAGCATACCCAATAAGGTTTATGAGTGTGATCCTATTCCAGCAACCTGCAAATTGAGCAGCAACATACAGAATTCCACTCCCACCCTTGCCATGGCTAGTTGGAGCACCAGTCCAAAAAGAAGCTTGGGAATAAGGGGTTCACAACATACTCTAAAAATCTTCTGGAGTCgttttcctccctttccttttcatttcttaattccaccttttcctccattTTTCCACTCAGATCTCCCAACACAGCTTAAAGCCATAACACCCTTAGCAAGACAGCGTTCACTCTTGGCTGCCATGACATTTTTCAATATTTTCCCACCCTCTTGCTAGCCACTCTCTTCTGGaagctttcctttctctttttctattATGTTTCATGTTTTTACTTGTTGTTCTACTGCTCCTTCTTTGACCCTGAAGGTCTCATATGATCTTGTGTTCTATTAACTCTTTAGCTGCCAATCCACACAGTCTGTCTTGGACTGTAAGTTCTGACTGTTCCAGATGTCATTATTAAAAGAGTTTATACTTTTTTGAATTTCAGTGTTCAAAAGGATCCCGAAactaaggaaataaaaataatatctacCATTTTTAAAGTCTGCGCTTATGTAAGTATTTCATTAGGAGGAGGGGTACTAATCATGTAACCAAAAATATTTTCAGATATAAATTTCAAGCAAATTATGAATAAAGACAGTCAAGCAAACACTGTTTGGGCATGATCAAGCCACAGCAAAGTACTTTTATATCCCATTGATTTTGGTGGGTGAAATTGTTGTTATAACACTAAGCACTTAAGAACAAAAATTCACAGGAAATGTTATACACAAAACAATGCAACTTTCAGTAACCATAATCTTTCAAAGACCTTGTTgaagataaaataataaacaaaaatctttaCAGATAGCTGAGAAGTCATCCAACAAAATTCTGCATCTATTGACTGCTTTAGTTCAAATTTTTAGAACATTTCAAAACCATAATTTGACTTGGGTGACAAACCATGTTTATTCTCATTGTcaaaaaaagacataaaatttATAAGAAATTATGGTTGTgttgttttttctcctttaaatctTGTTAAATCTTATGGCCAAAATGGGAGAGGTAGACATGTGCTAGGATCACTCCCATCAAAACCAATGAGACATAAAAGTGCATAACGTTTGCTGAACCATGAGGATTTTTCTGcaagattttaaaattattttttcctcAGTTTTTACATAACACTTTAAGAATGAGAACTATGATGGGTATTTGTACTTTAAGCTATGTTGGCATCCAATATATTACAACACTTGATTGCATCTACTACTACAAGTTACTTTTGTAAATCTGAGGTCCCTCTTGATGTGATTGTATAAATGGATGTTGCAGATTTGGACGTAACCTTTTCTATTTACACAACAATCTTCCAAGTTAAACTGGGTATTCTGCTTATGATCAGAAAATCTATTTAAGTATACAGCTGCATTTCTGTCCTGCTTCTGTTTTGGAGTTGTTCTTCGATAAATTTCTCTTCAATGTCATTAAGTGCTTGTGGGAACCCAGCCATGAGTCATTGTATCTAAGTCCGCATCCGAAAATAAGAAATAGAAAATGACAAATATTCTAGTCGTAAGACACAGGTGAAAGAAAGCTGTCTTGGTCACTCTTGCTATGTGATTTTTTAACAGCAGCTGAGAATCTAACCTTAGTCCCAGAGTGTAAATCATGTAACAAATGGTTGACCACCCACCTGCAGTCAAAGAGGATGATAAAAGGTTTTCTGTTTAAAATGATAGATTCTTTTATAAGATTCATTGGAAACTTTGCTGAATAGGACTGTATGATAGCTATATAATGATGTATGGCTCATCATTCTGTTAATTATCAACCCAGCCCATTTCTCAAGATTTCAATCCACTGTGAACATTATTATCATTTATAGTACTGTGAGCCTTAAGTACATATGATGCTGCTTTATACCAATGCAGACCATCAAaccacctagttcagtattgtctatagtGCCAGGCAGTGGCTTTCTAGAGAGAGGGGGGTCTTTCCTAGCTGTGCCTACGGATGCCGGGGATTAAAGTTGGTACCTGTTGCAtgccagtgagccagtgtggtgtagtggttaagagcggtagtctcgtaatctggtgaaccgagttcgcttccctgctcctccacatgcagctgctcggtgaccttgggccagtcacacttctctgaagtctctcagcctcactcacctcacagagtgtttgctgtgggggaggaagggaaaggagattgttagccgctttgagactcccgaagggcagtgaaaggcggggtatcaaatccaaaaactCTCTCTTCTCATGCAGAGCACTCCattccctcacaaagctacaattcccatggtGGTTGAACCATCAAtatctcttcccagagaactcagAAATTATAGCTCCGTGAGGGGAGTAGAGGTCTAACAATTATCAGCAACCTTAACAATAGTTCCCAGTATttttttggaggaagccatgactctttaaagtggtataatattgcattaaatgtattgtgcagatGGTGCCTCCTTTTAAATTATATTGGGCGACTTCAATTATAGTCCTAGTCAAAGCAGACGTATTGaaaataatttcagtgggtctgctctgagtagaattAGATGGACCCAACCCAATATTTCTAACTGCATTTATACATATTAATTAGAATATGCAAATTTTGTGCACACCTGTTCCCAATTTTTGCCCTCTTTCTTCCTTGGGCAATGGACAAtgcagtaaggggggggggattctatTTTGCCTGGCCACAAACATCTTCAGATACCAGAATTTCAAGGACTTTACATAGACTGAACACATTTCTCAAAAAGGCAAATCAGACAAAGAATTTCATTTTAACCTATGGTTTTAAAAGTATTCCGCTATGGGGAAGAGCAAGGTATTTTTATGGCTTCCATGTCAAACTGGGTTTCAATATAGGTAGCCTCAAATAAAATGCAGACCTATAGAATTTTAAATGCTGCCAATCAGATAAAGAAAACCCATTCAATGAAACAACTTCTCCTTTTTTAAGGACTAGCATTTGCCTTTCTAAGTAGCATGTGAAAATGCCCTTAGTTTACTTCCCTAAGGAAAGAGAATGATAGTCACTTACTTGTAGTTTGCATGTCAATGAGATAAGAAAATGGAGTTGCATACCTTAATGGTTATACATCTAAGAAAAACTTAAGAACACCTTAAGAACAACTTTAGAAATTGTGAGACGCTGTAAAACTCTTAAGTTAGATTCAGTAAGAGATAAtagtgataatgatgataataataataataatatatttatttataccccacccatctggctgggtttccagatTCAGTTGATATGAGGGTTAGAAGATAACACTAGAATTTGAGGTTTGGTTTTGCGAAAACAGAGTACCTCTACAGCGATAGATTTTGCATTTCCCTAAGCAAAACTTTGATTTAGATACTGCTAAAGTCAGCACCCAGCGTGCCTGAAGAACCAGCATTTTCGATGTGGACAGCTTGCAGATTTGAAGTTCAGAGTTAATTTATTTTACTCTGTCTCTACCAAAAGGTCCAATGCAGCTAGCAAACTTGATAATAAGATATCAAAACCTTCTATTGcaaaatgtataaaaaggtaTAAAAGCCAtgagataaaataataataataggacaaGGCCATGAAAATAGCAGCAGCATTATTAATCAAAATGGCAACAGATGAGTATCCTTAATAGAGCTACGGAAAGAGTTGTAGAAAGGCATCTCTAAAGAGATGCCATCCAGCAAAACACCATAAGAGGGATCAGTATTATTTCTACTATACTATTTTTATACTACTGTATTTAATATAATATGGTGTAGCCATTTctattttaaagtgtgtgtgtgtgcgtgcgtgcgtgcgtgcatggGGGCAGGAGGCGGGGAAATAAGAAACTGATGTAAATAGGCAGCAGTTTTGTCCCAAATAATCAGGAATAATTATAGTATGT from Podarcis raffonei isolate rPodRaf1 chromosome 4, rPodRaf1.pri, whole genome shotgun sequence includes these protein-coding regions:
- the CFAP300 gene encoding cilia- and flagella-associated protein 300; translation: MAAYGEEGGEPRYAFHHLPQKSFPVLESRDTRDRLLKWSMDGRIAAQAFSFDQNFKGYQRDDFIMAFFNHPDVISNLKLISPSGQWTTLDTSVRKIDVKNILCKQVSMSFFDRLYCKGVVRESGSIVKCFDEYHDNILIADELRKVLLLEDSDHYDLFSHLDREEFLFCLFKHLCLGGALCQYEDELGPYLETTKALYKELVSVQKDPETKEIKIISTIFKVCAYDAHGLCYPSSNNHEQNFAYLIVNPLKRHIYVLYHSFGEACFYH